From a region of the Actinomadura luzonensis genome:
- a CDS encoding VOC family protein — MACRISELVIDCREPERLAAFWCDVLGYQVLGREEDDVEIGPEAGWGGLQPTIVFSRTDQPKTEKLRLHFDVNATDRDQDEELKRLLDLGARPADVGQTGEESWHVLADPEGNEFCLLRRRLTP; from the coding sequence ATGGCGTGCCGGATCAGTGAACTCGTGATCGACTGCCGGGAGCCCGAGCGGCTGGCGGCGTTCTGGTGTGACGTGCTGGGCTACCAGGTCCTCGGACGCGAGGAGGACGACGTCGAGATCGGGCCGGAGGCCGGCTGGGGCGGCCTCCAGCCGACCATCGTCTTCTCCCGCACCGACCAGCCCAAGACCGAGAAGCTGCGGCTGCACTTCGACGTCAACGCGACCGACCGGGACCAGGACGAGGAGCTGAAACGGCTGCTCGACCTCGGGGCCCGGCCGGCGGACGTCGGGCAGACGGGGGAGGAGAGCTGGCACGTGCTGGCCGACCCGGAAGGCAACGAGTTCTGCCTGCTGCGCCGCCGCCTCACCCCCTGA
- a CDS encoding spore photoproduct lyase family protein: MQTQRLLDIRRIYVEPEAARLPRGREILDRFPDAELVEIESHHRIPELYGDETNVARWVRIKTEALVLGIKKSLTARPNGRSADWIAPSTANGCAMACAYCYVPRRKGYSNPITVFANIDKILGYVRRHAGRQGVKPEPNQVDPSAWVYDIGENSDCSLDATISDNVLDLVRLFRDLPNAKASFATKYVNRDLLDWDPRGRTRVRFSLMPAADSKLLDIRTSSIAERIAAIDDFVAAGYEVHVNFSPVVVREGWLESWAELLDQLDAGLGPQAKAQLAAEVIFLTHNDRLHEVNLGWHPKAEDVLWQPELQQPKRSQTGGWNVRYKTGHKGRYVAALTELIEAKLPYCRIRYAF; this comes from the coding sequence ATGCAGACGCAGCGGCTGCTCGACATCCGGCGCATCTACGTCGAGCCCGAGGCGGCGCGGCTGCCGCGCGGGCGTGAGATCCTCGACCGCTTCCCCGACGCCGAGCTGGTCGAGATCGAGAGCCACCACCGCATCCCCGAGCTGTACGGCGACGAGACCAACGTCGCCCGCTGGGTGCGCATCAAGACCGAGGCGCTGGTGCTCGGCATCAAGAAGTCGCTGACCGCCCGCCCCAACGGCCGCTCCGCCGACTGGATCGCGCCCTCCACCGCCAACGGCTGCGCCATGGCCTGCGCCTACTGCTACGTGCCGCGCCGCAAGGGCTACAGCAACCCGATCACGGTGTTCGCCAACATCGACAAGATCCTCGGGTACGTGCGCCGCCACGCCGGCCGCCAGGGCGTCAAGCCCGAGCCCAACCAGGTCGACCCGTCCGCCTGGGTCTACGACATCGGCGAGAACTCCGACTGCTCGCTGGACGCCACGATCTCCGACAACGTGCTCGACCTGGTGCGGCTGTTCCGCGACCTGCCCAACGCCAAGGCCAGCTTCGCCACCAAGTACGTCAACCGCGACCTGCTCGACTGGGACCCGCGCGGCCGCACCCGCGTCCGCTTCAGCCTCATGCCCGCCGCCGACTCCAAGCTGCTCGACATCCGCACCTCCTCCATCGCCGAACGCATCGCCGCGATCGACGACTTCGTCGCCGCCGGCTATGAGGTGCACGTCAACTTCAGCCCCGTCGTGGTGCGGGAGGGCTGGCTGGAGAGCTGGGCCGAGCTGCTCGACCAGCTCGACGCCGGCCTCGGCCCGCAGGCCAAGGCCCAGCTCGCCGCCGAGGTCATCTTCCTCACCCACAACGACCGGCTGCACGAGGTCAACCTGGGCTGGCACCCGAAGGCCGAGGACGTGTTGTGGCAGCCGGAGCTCCAGCAGCCGAAACGGTCGCAGACCGGCGGCTGGAACGTCCGCTACAAGACCGGGCACAAGGGCCGGTACGTCGCCGCGCTCACCGAGCTCATCGAGGCGAAACTGCCGTACTGCCGCATCCGGTACGCCTTCTGA
- a CDS encoding DNA-formamidopyrimidine glycosylase family protein codes for MPEGHLIHRHADEQQAALGGRALRASGPQGRFDARPYDGRTLARVEALGKHLLYHFADAPAIHVHLGMRGIFLRYDDPGEEPRRGTRLRLAADDVAFDLIAPIQCETYGPAEVAALRDSLGPDPLRPDASRDEAVRRLDAFGGPVGAAILDQKVWAGIGNAWRAELLFLVGLHPGVRDVGAERAGRLWDAAAAYLALGRDAGQVVSDPGHPDERWVYRREHCRRCGTPVLTWQLASRTAYACPVDQPGEG; via the coding sequence GTGCCGGAGGGACATCTCATTCATCGCCACGCCGACGAGCAACAGGCGGCGCTGGGCGGGCGGGCGCTGCGGGCGTCGGGGCCGCAGGGCCGGTTCGACGCGCGGCCCTACGACGGGCGGACGCTGGCCCGCGTCGAGGCCCTGGGCAAGCACCTGCTCTACCACTTCGCGGACGCCCCGGCCATCCACGTGCACCTGGGCATGCGGGGCATCTTCCTGCGCTACGACGACCCCGGCGAGGAGCCCCGGCGCGGGACCCGGCTGCGGCTGGCCGCCGACGACGTCGCGTTCGACCTCATCGCGCCCATCCAGTGCGAGACGTACGGACCGGCGGAGGTGGCGGCGCTCCGCGACTCGCTCGGCCCCGACCCGCTGCGCCCCGACGCCTCCAGGGACGAGGCCGTGCGGCGGCTGGACGCGTTCGGCGGACCGGTCGGCGCGGCGATCCTCGACCAGAAGGTGTGGGCGGGCATCGGCAACGCCTGGCGGGCCGAGCTGCTGTTCCTCGTCGGCCTGCATCCCGGCGTCCGCGACGTCGGCGCGGAGCGGGCCGGGCGGCTGTGGGACGCGGCGGCCGCGTACCTCGCCCTCGGGCGCGACGCCGGGCAGGTCGTCAGCGATCCCGGCCACCCCGACGAGCGCTGGGTCTACCGGCGCGAGCACTGCCGCCGATGCGGCACACCCGTCCTGACCTGGCAACTCGCCTCCCGGACCGCATACGCTTGTCCCGTGGACCAGCCGGGGGAGGGGTGA
- a CDS encoding TetR/AcrR family transcriptional regulator — translation MAKRVVPEAARRRRRPTKHGQVLTHQLIVETALRMLREHGAAGLTARRLGLALGADASAVYRYFSGMDDLVLAIADELFGHAMDGWSPSGDWRADLRELGLRIHHAYLTHPQAAVLTASRVTGRPNEVATDEIILGILRGAGFADADAVRIYHAFIDQSLAFSILDAATLALPPAAREADEEVWRDTYARLPAATHPHIAATAPLLVARMNDSAYPTALDMLLSSAAAQLLSRPGGENPDRPPAPPRRPRPAGRG, via the coding sequence ATGGCCAAGCGAGTGGTGCCGGAGGCGGCGCGCAGACGACGCCGGCCGACCAAACACGGACAGGTCCTCACCCATCAGCTCATCGTGGAGACAGCTCTCCGCATGCTGCGCGAGCACGGCGCCGCCGGCCTCACCGCCCGCCGCCTCGGCCTCGCCCTCGGCGCCGACGCCAGCGCCGTCTACCGGTACTTCAGCGGCATGGACGACCTGGTCCTCGCCATCGCCGACGAGCTGTTCGGGCACGCGATGGACGGCTGGTCGCCGTCCGGCGACTGGCGGGCCGACCTGCGGGAGCTGGGGCTGCGCATCCACCACGCGTACCTGACGCACCCGCAGGCCGCCGTGCTGACCGCCAGCCGCGTCACCGGCCGCCCCAACGAGGTCGCCACCGACGAGATCATCCTCGGCATCCTGCGCGGCGCCGGCTTCGCCGACGCCGACGCGGTCCGCATCTACCACGCCTTCATCGACCAGAGCCTCGCCTTCTCCATCCTGGACGCCGCCACCCTGGCCCTGCCGCCCGCCGCCCGCGAGGCCGACGAGGAGGTCTGGCGCGACACCTACGCCCGCCTGCCCGCCGCCACCCACCCCCACATCGCCGCCACCGCCCCGCTCCTGGTGGCCCGCATGAACGACAGCGCCTACCCGACCGCCCTCGACATGCTCCTCTCCAGCGCCGCCGCCCAGCTCCTCAGCCGGCCGGGCGGGGAGAACCCGGACCGGCCCCCGGCGCCTCCCCGCCGGCCCCGGCCCGCGGGCCGCGGATGA
- a CDS encoding saccharopine dehydrogenase family protein, whose protein sequence is MRILLVGAGGVGTAITRIAARRPFFEHMVVADYDLPRAKAAVAALGAAAGRFTPARVDAADRAAVAALLREHRCDVLLNATDPRFVLPLFDAALAAEADYLDMAMSMSRPHPERPYQEVGIKLGDEQFARAAEWAASGRLALVGMGVEPGLADVFARYAADELFDEIEEIGIRDGANLTVEGYDFAPSFSIWTTIEECLNPPVIYEKDRGWYTTEPFSEPEVFDFPEGIGPVECVNVEHEEVLLVPRWVDARRVTFKYGLGEEFIGTLKTLHALGVDRTEPVPVRGDHGGTVRVSPRDVVAAVLPDPAELGDLMRGKTCAGTWVKGVKDGRPREVYLYHVVDNQWSMREYGSQAVVWQTAVNPVVALELLADGAWKGAGVLGPEAFEPRPFLDLLVEYGSPWGLREQ, encoded by the coding sequence ATGCGTATCCTTCTTGTGGGAGCCGGCGGGGTGGGAACCGCCATCACCCGTATCGCCGCCCGCCGTCCGTTCTTCGAGCACATGGTCGTCGCCGACTACGACCTCCCCCGCGCCAAGGCGGCCGTCGCCGCCCTGGGCGCGGCGGCCGGCCGGTTCACCCCGGCCAGGGTGGACGCCGCCGACCGGGCCGCCGTCGCCGCGCTGCTCCGCGAGCACCGCTGCGACGTGCTGCTCAACGCCACCGACCCGCGTTTCGTGCTGCCGCTCTTCGACGCCGCCCTCGCGGCGGAGGCCGACTACCTCGACATGGCGATGTCGATGTCCCGGCCGCACCCGGAGCGGCCGTACCAGGAGGTCGGGATCAAGCTGGGCGACGAGCAGTTCGCCCGCGCGGCCGAGTGGGCCGCCTCGGGCCGGCTGGCGCTGGTCGGCATGGGCGTGGAGCCCGGCCTGGCCGACGTCTTCGCCCGCTACGCCGCCGACGAGCTGTTCGACGAGATCGAGGAGATCGGCATCCGCGACGGCGCCAACCTCACCGTCGAGGGCTACGACTTCGCCCCGTCGTTCTCCATCTGGACCACGATCGAGGAGTGCCTCAACCCGCCGGTCATCTACGAGAAGGACCGCGGCTGGTACACCACCGAGCCGTTCAGCGAGCCGGAGGTCTTCGACTTCCCCGAGGGCATCGGCCCGGTCGAGTGCGTGAACGTGGAGCACGAGGAGGTGCTGCTGGTCCCGCGCTGGGTGGACGCCCGCCGGGTCACCTTCAAGTACGGCCTCGGCGAGGAGTTCATCGGCACCCTGAAGACCCTGCACGCGCTCGGCGTGGACCGCACCGAGCCGGTCCCGGTGCGCGGCGACCACGGCGGCACGGTACGGGTCTCGCCGCGCGACGTGGTGGCCGCCGTGCTGCCCGACCCGGCCGAGCTGGGCGACCTCATGCGCGGCAAGACCTGCGCGGGCACCTGGGTGAAGGGCGTCAAGGACGGCCGGCCGCGCGAGGTGTACCTGTACCACGTGGTGGACAACCAGTGGTCGATGCGCGAGTACGGCTCCCAGGCCGTCGTCTGGCAGACCGCCGTCAACCCGGTGGTCGCCCTGGAGCTGCTGGCCGACGGGGCGTGGAAGGGCGCCGGGGTGCTGGGCCCCGAGGCGTTCGAGCCGCGCCCGTTCCTGGACCTGCTGGTCGAGTACGGCTCACCGTGGGGTCTCCGGGAGCAGTGA
- the ilvD gene encoding dihydroxy-acid dehydratase, translated as MSSIADDPDRAPARSHLYAMGMSEEEMRRPVVGIASTWTGTMPCNLTHRELAAHVAEGVRAAGGTPMEFNTIAVSDNLTMHTPGMRASLVSREVIADSIELMGRAHGFDALVAIVGCDKTVPAAIMALARLDVPSVVLYSGTMMPGRWRGRDVTIQDMWEALGEREVGRLDQADLDDLARHACPGAGTCAAQYTANTMGGVADFLGLAPFGVGDIPAEAAEKNAAARRVGEIAMEALARDARPSRVLTADALHNAIVSVAAMGGSTNAVLHLLAIAREAGLPLVIDEIGEICRRVPIITGLKPSGGPYTALDLWRAGGTSLVARRLLEAGLLREDVTLVDGRSLADVAADAEETPGQQVVADAERPFKARGALAILRGSLAPDGCVLKLGGKDDFRHEGPARVFDSENDCYRAIQDGRIVAGDVIVVRYEGPAGGPGMREMLSITGPLVGRGLGTSVALVTDGRFSGVSHGLVIGHVTPEAYHGGPIALVRDGDTVVIDSAAGTLDLLVPEEELAARRAAWRRPEREVERGVLTKYVRTVGSASDGAVTA; from the coding sequence TTGAGCAGCATCGCCGACGACCCCGACCGCGCGCCCGCCCGATCCCACCTGTACGCCATGGGCATGTCGGAGGAGGAGATGCGCCGGCCCGTGGTCGGCATCGCCTCCACCTGGACCGGCACCATGCCCTGCAACCTCACCCACCGCGAGCTGGCCGCCCACGTCGCCGAGGGGGTGCGGGCGGCGGGCGGCACGCCGATGGAGTTCAACACCATCGCGGTCTCCGACAATCTCACCATGCACACCCCGGGCATGCGCGCCTCGCTCGTCAGCCGGGAGGTCATCGCCGACTCGATCGAGCTGATGGGCCGCGCCCACGGCTTCGACGCGCTGGTGGCGATCGTCGGCTGCGACAAGACCGTGCCCGCCGCGATCATGGCGCTGGCCCGGCTGGACGTGCCGTCCGTGGTGCTCTACAGCGGCACGATGATGCCGGGCCGGTGGCGCGGCCGGGACGTGACGATCCAGGACATGTGGGAGGCGCTGGGCGAGCGCGAGGTCGGCCGGCTGGACCAGGCCGACCTGGACGACCTGGCCCGGCACGCCTGCCCCGGCGCGGGCACCTGCGCCGCCCAGTACACCGCCAACACCATGGGCGGCGTGGCCGACTTCCTCGGCCTCGCGCCGTTCGGGGTCGGCGACATCCCGGCCGAGGCCGCGGAGAAGAACGCCGCGGCGCGGCGGGTCGGCGAGATCGCCATGGAGGCGCTGGCCCGCGACGCCCGGCCGTCCCGGGTGCTGACCGCGGACGCCCTGCACAACGCGATCGTCTCGGTGGCCGCGATGGGCGGCTCCACGAACGCCGTGCTGCACCTGCTGGCCATCGCCCGCGAGGCCGGGCTGCCGCTGGTCATCGACGAGATCGGCGAGATCTGCCGGCGGGTCCCGATCATCACGGGGCTGAAGCCGAGCGGCGGCCCGTACACGGCGCTGGACCTGTGGCGGGCGGGCGGCACCTCGCTCGTGGCGCGGCGGCTGCTGGAGGCCGGGCTGCTGCGCGAGGACGTCACGCTGGTGGACGGCCGCAGCCTCGCCGACGTGGCCGCCGACGCGGAGGAGACGCCGGGCCAGCAGGTCGTGGCGGACGCGGAGCGGCCGTTCAAGGCGCGCGGGGCGCTGGCGATCCTGCGCGGCTCGCTCGCGCCGGACGGCTGCGTGCTCAAGCTCGGCGGCAAGGACGACTTCCGGCACGAGGGCCCGGCCAGGGTCTTCGACTCCGAGAACGACTGCTACCGGGCGATCCAGGACGGCCGGATCGTGGCGGGCGACGTCATCGTGGTCCGGTACGAGGGCCCGGCGGGCGGCCCCGGCATGCGGGAGATGCTCTCCATCACCGGGCCGCTGGTCGGGCGCGGGCTCGGCACGTCGGTGGCGCTCGTCACCGACGGCCGCTTCAGCGGCGTCTCGCACGGCCTGGTGATCGGCCACGTGACGCCGGAGGCCTACCACGGCGGCCCGATCGCCCTGGTGCGGGACGGCGACACCGTGGTGATCGACAGCGCGGCCGGGACGCTGGACCTGCTGGTGCCGGAGGAGGAGCTGGCGGCGCGCCGGGCCGCGTGGCGGCGGCCGGAGCGGGAGGTCGAGCGGGGCGTGCTGACCAAGTACGTCAGGACCGTGGGGTCGGCCTCCGACGGCGCGGTCACCGCTTGA
- a CDS encoding sigma-70 family RNA polymerase sigma factor: MSAEEPDLLGMYLEQIGKTPLLSAADEVDLARRIEAGLYAGHLIERGASTPELELVALDGQRAKDLLIRSNLRLVVATARRYSFRGLPLLDIIQEGNLGLIRAVEKFDYRKGYKFSTYGMWWIRQAIERGIHDKSRTVRLPVHVAEELSRLIRVERQLATELGRDPTDAELAGTAERSLAQVASLRALGQDMVSLDVPVGEHGEGRIGDMIADDDGLQVQEWTERRAMSEDLHQVVTTLPPREQFIIRLRYGLSGQEVQTYTEIGARLGLTRERIRQLEKQALKRLKRGAPLLAWAS, translated from the coding sequence ATGTCGGCCGAAGAGCCTGATCTGCTCGGCATGTACCTGGAGCAGATCGGAAAGACCCCCTTGCTCTCCGCCGCGGACGAAGTCGACCTCGCCCGGCGGATCGAGGCAGGACTGTACGCAGGCCATCTGATCGAGCGCGGCGCCTCGACGCCGGAGCTCGAACTCGTGGCGCTGGACGGACAGCGCGCCAAGGACCTGCTCATCAGGTCAAACCTGCGGCTGGTGGTGGCGACCGCGCGGCGCTACTCCTTCCGCGGGCTGCCCCTGCTCGACATCATCCAGGAGGGCAATCTCGGACTGATCAGGGCGGTGGAGAAGTTCGACTACCGCAAGGGTTACAAGTTCTCCACGTACGGGATGTGGTGGATCCGGCAGGCCATCGAGCGCGGGATCCACGACAAGAGCAGGACCGTGCGGCTGCCGGTCCACGTGGCCGAGGAGCTGTCGCGGCTGATCAGGGTGGAGCGGCAGCTCGCCACCGAGCTGGGGAGGGACCCGACCGACGCCGAGCTGGCCGGCACGGCCGAGCGCAGCCTCGCCCAGGTCGCCTCGTTACGGGCGCTCGGCCAGGACATGGTCAGCCTGGACGTCCCGGTCGGGGAGCACGGCGAGGGGCGCATCGGCGACATGATCGCGGACGACGACGGCCTCCAGGTGCAGGAGTGGACCGAGCGCCGCGCGATGAGCGAGGACCTGCACCAGGTGGTCACGACGCTGCCGCCGCGCGAGCAGTTCATCATCCGGCTGCGGTACGGGCTGAGCGGGCAGGAGGTGCAGACGTACACGGAGATCGGGGCGCGGCTGGGGCTGACCCGGGAGCGCATCCGGCAGTTGGAGAAGCAGGCGCTGAAACGGCTGAAGAGGGGGGCGCCGCTGCTGGCCTGGGCGTCGTAG
- a CDS encoding STAS domain-containing protein — MTSEQALSISLGLQGPCVIARLTGDFDFGSAAEVRDRVTKALDLTQPPLLVIDMQAVSVCDSSGLSVLVYLHKAVTASGGRLLLSGLNGRCKHLFAITALDKFFDIRSTAELAIAELNEEGHSPPFTG; from the coding sequence GTGACTTCGGAGCAGGCGCTGTCGATAAGCCTCGGGCTCCAGGGACCCTGCGTCATCGCGAGGCTGACAGGAGACTTCGACTTCGGCTCGGCGGCCGAGGTGCGTGACCGCGTCACCAAGGCGCTCGACCTCACCCAGCCCCCGCTGCTCGTCATCGACATGCAGGCCGTCAGCGTGTGCGACTCCTCGGGCCTGTCCGTGCTGGTCTACCTGCACAAGGCGGTCACCGCGTCCGGCGGCCGGCTGCTGCTGTCGGGGCTCAACGGCCGGTGCAAGCACCTGTTCGCGATCACCGCGCTGGACAAGTTCTTCGACATCCGCAGCACAGCGGAGCTGGCCATCGCCGAACTGAACGAAGAGGGGCATTCGCCGCCGTTTACCGGGTAG
- a CDS encoding phosphotriesterase family protein, which produces MPTVQTVRGPVDVEDLGQTLMHEHVFVVSTEHLDNYGKGAWWDEEERVADAVTKLNALTAKGVRTIVDPTVWGLGRYLPRIQRVAEQVPGLHIVVATGIYAFEELPHQYEYRGPALSPDLPDPMVDDFVRDLTDGIADTGVKAAFLKCVVEEKGLTPGVERIARAVARTHVRTGAPITVHTNAAARSGLIALDLFAKEGVDLTKVVVGHAGDSNDLDYLMRLADTGATLGMDRFGLDLYNPTPQRVATIAALCQRGYADRMVLSHDTACFMDYFGGAWEETRRAMAPNWRYDHIHDDVLAALLDSGVTDDQIEQMLVFNPKRYFS; this is translated from the coding sequence ATGCCCACCGTGCAGACCGTCCGCGGCCCCGTGGACGTCGAAGACCTCGGCCAGACCCTCATGCACGAGCACGTCTTCGTCGTCTCCACCGAACACCTCGACAACTACGGCAAAGGCGCCTGGTGGGACGAGGAGGAACGGGTCGCCGACGCCGTCACCAAGCTCAACGCGCTGACCGCGAAGGGCGTGCGCACGATCGTGGACCCGACGGTGTGGGGCCTCGGCCGTTACCTGCCGCGCATCCAGCGCGTCGCCGAGCAGGTGCCCGGCCTCCACATCGTCGTCGCCACCGGCATCTACGCCTTCGAGGAGCTGCCCCACCAGTACGAGTACCGCGGCCCCGCCCTGTCGCCCGACCTGCCGGACCCGATGGTGGACGACTTCGTCCGCGACCTCACCGACGGCATCGCCGACACCGGCGTCAAGGCGGCCTTCCTCAAGTGCGTGGTCGAGGAGAAGGGCCTGACGCCCGGCGTCGAGCGCATCGCCAGGGCCGTCGCGCGCACCCACGTGCGCACCGGCGCGCCGATCACCGTCCACACCAACGCGGCCGCGCGGTCGGGGCTGATCGCGCTCGACCTGTTCGCCAAGGAGGGCGTGGACCTGACGAAGGTGGTGGTCGGCCACGCCGGCGACAGCAACGACCTCGACTACCTCATGCGCCTGGCCGACACCGGCGCCACGCTCGGCATGGACCGGTTCGGCCTCGACCTCTACAACCCGACGCCGCAGCGCGTGGCCACCATCGCGGCCCTGTGCCAGCGCGGTTACGCCGACCGCATGGTGCTCAGCCACGACACCGCCTGCTTCATGGACTATTTCGGCGGCGCCTGGGAGGAGACTCGCCGGGCGATGGCGCCGAACTGGCGCTACGATCACATCCACGACGACGTCTTGGCCGCACTGCTCGACTCGGGTGTGACCGACGACCAGATCGAGCAGATGCTGGTGTTCAACCCGAAGCGCTACTTCTCGTAA
- a CDS encoding methionine--tRNA ligase: MYITTTIPYVNARPHLGHALELVQADVLARHHRRRGEPVRFQTGTDDNSLKNVLAAEAEGVPVRELVDRNAAAFEGLRGPLALSFDAFVRTSGHPGHRPGVERIWRAVGHDLYRRHYDGLYCVGCEQFYPEGPCPDGHREPLQEVSEENWFFRLSRYQDALAELIRGGRLRVEPAARRNEVLAFVEAGLADISVSRSAARARGWGIPVPGDPGQVIYVWWDALANYVTALEGAEYERWWVREPRKAHLMGKGVIRFHAVYWPAMLLSAGLPLPTDLLVHDYLTVDGRKISKSADGAVDPVALVAAYGTDAVRWWLLREVPRVGDADFTERRLAARHDEDLANGLGNLVNRVVTMVCRFLDGHVPDGDALAGVSGAVPGEVHAALADFDFRRAAAAVWTIVEEANRYVDREQPWRQAGAARERSLGTLVRACRDLAAELAPFLPGAAARVAAAVAGDRLGPPAPLYRRKLSGAAH, encoded by the coding sequence ATGTACATCACGACCACCATCCCCTACGTCAACGCCCGCCCCCACCTGGGGCACGCCCTCGAACTGGTGCAGGCCGACGTGCTGGCCAGGCACCACCGGCGGCGCGGCGAGCCGGTGCGCTTCCAGACCGGCACCGACGACAACTCGCTGAAGAACGTGCTGGCCGCCGAGGCCGAGGGCGTGCCGGTGCGCGAGCTGGTCGACCGCAACGCCGCCGCGTTCGAGGGGCTGCGCGGCCCGCTCGCGCTGTCGTTCGACGCGTTCGTCCGCACCAGCGGCCATCCCGGCCACCGGCCGGGCGTGGAGCGGATCTGGCGGGCCGTCGGGCACGACCTCTACCGGCGGCACTACGACGGGCTCTACTGCGTCGGCTGCGAGCAGTTCTACCCGGAGGGCCCCTGCCCCGACGGCCACCGGGAGCCGCTGCAGGAGGTGTCGGAGGAGAACTGGTTCTTCCGGCTCTCCCGCTACCAGGACGCCCTCGCCGAGCTGATCCGCGGCGGGCGGCTGCGCGTCGAGCCGGCCGCGCGGCGCAACGAGGTGCTGGCGTTCGTCGAGGCGGGCCTCGCCGACATCAGCGTCTCGCGCTCGGCCGCCCGCGCCCGCGGCTGGGGCATCCCGGTGCCCGGCGACCCCGGCCAGGTGATCTACGTGTGGTGGGACGCGCTCGCCAACTACGTCACCGCCCTGGAGGGCGCCGAGTACGAGCGCTGGTGGGTGCGCGAGCCGCGCAAGGCGCACCTCATGGGCAAGGGCGTGATCAGGTTCCACGCGGTGTACTGGCCGGCGATGCTGCTGTCGGCCGGGCTGCCGCTGCCGACGGACCTCCTCGTGCACGACTACCTCACGGTGGACGGCCGCAAGATCAGCAAGTCGGCGGACGGGGCGGTGGACCCGGTGGCGCTCGTGGCGGCGTACGGGACGGACGCGGTGCGCTGGTGGCTGCTGCGCGAGGTGCCCCGCGTGGGCGACGCCGACTTCACCGAGCGCCGCCTGGCCGCCCGGCACGACGAGGACCTGGCCAACGGCCTCGGCAACCTGGTCAACCGGGTGGTGACGATGGTGTGCCGGTTCCTCGACGGGCACGTCCCGGACGGCGACGCCCTGGCCGGGGTGTCCGGCGCGGTGCCGGGCGAGGTGCACGCGGCCCTCGCGGACTTCGACTTCCGCCGCGCCGCCGCGGCCGTGTGGACGATCGTCGAGGAGGCCAACCGGTACGTCGACCGCGAGCAGCCCTGGCGGCAGGCCGGCGCGGCGCGGGAGCGCTCGCTCGGCACGCTCGTCCGCGCCTGCCGCGACCTCGCCGCCGAGCTGGCGCCCTTCCTGCCCGGCGCGGCGGCGCGGGTGGCGGCGGCGGTGGCCGGCGACCGGCTGGGGCCGCCCGCGCCGCTCTACCGCCGCAAGCTGTCCGGCGCCGCTCATTGA